The following coding sequences lie in one Cannabis sativa cultivar Pink pepper isolate KNU-18-1 chromosome 5, ASM2916894v1, whole genome shotgun sequence genomic window:
- the LOC115717364 gene encoding dehydration-responsive element-binding protein 1E-like translates to MDTYHYVVESSNSEGYKQPENSLSPLSSDEASRRASLSDEEVILASSRPKKRAGRRIFKETRHPVYRGVRRRNNDKWVCELREPNKKTRIWLGTYPTAEMAARAHDVAAIALRGKSACLNFADSAWRLPRPVSLDAKDIRAAATEGAESFRPVEYGGVSMEMKQMESVDESHGGGEEEKNGERAFYVDEDATLDMPGFFADLAEGLLLPPPSNYFSADDVERFEDDVSLWNYSF, encoded by the coding sequence ATGGACACGTATCACTACGTCGTAGAAAGCAGTAACTCAGAGGGTTACAAGCAACCGGAAAACTCATTATCCCCTCTTTCATCAGATGAAGCTTCTCGACGAGCTTCTCTCTCCGACGAGGAAGTGATTCTGGCCTCGAGCAGGCCCAAGAAGCGAGCTGGTAGAAGGATTTTTAAAGAGACCAGGCACCCTGTTTATCGAGGAGTGAGGAGAAGGAACAACGACAAATGGGTTTGCGAGCTTCGCGAGCCAAATAAGAAGACCAGAATTTGGCTAGGGACTTATCCAACGGCTGAGATGGCAGCCCGGGCTCATGACGTGGCAGCCATAGCTTTGCGTGGTAAGTCCGCTTGTCTTAACTTCGCTGATTCGGCTTGGCGGCTTCCCAGGCCGGTCTCGCTTGATGCCAAGGACATACGCGCCGCTGCGACTGAGGGAGCCGAGTCGTTTAGGCCGGTTGAATACGGCGGCGTTTCGATGGAGATGAAACAGATGGAATCGGTTGATGAGAGTCATGGTGGTGGTGAGgaagaaaaaaatggtgaaagagCGTTTTATGTGGATGAGGATGCCACGCTGGACATGCCAGGCTTTTTTGCTGACTTGGCAGAAGGTCTGCTTCTTCCTCCGCCAAGCAATTATTTCAGCGCGGATGACGTGGAAAGATTCGAGGATGATGTGTCGTTGTGGAATTATTCGTTCTGA